A DNA window from Chryseobacterium sp. MEBOG06 contains the following coding sequences:
- a CDS encoding transposase, with translation MKNYCFHIGIDVSKLKLDVNVLNIQTLVSEHFVLKNDVKSIKLFIKTLIKRKIDICDVLFCCENTGIYTNHLITISTDLKLDLWVVPAMEIKRSKGISRGKNDKTDARDISYYSLRNIDKLALYTLAELDILKLKMLYTEREKVLKSLLIMQTSKENIDFVNKEILTQISKINSSLVCAIKKSIKMIECKIKQIIQSNEELQKQDRLIKSVPGIGDQTSLYFIIATKGFTAFPSWRKFACYSGVAPFEYSSGSSIKGRTKVNHLADKKMKSLLQMCAMTSMKYDAQIKEYYYKKKAEGKNSMLILNNIRCKLISRVFAVINRQTPYINTYKFAS, from the coding sequence ATGAAAAATTATTGCTTCCACATTGGGATTGATGTTTCAAAATTGAAATTGGATGTAAATGTATTAAACATTCAAACCCTTGTATCTGAACACTTTGTCTTGAAAAACGACGTAAAGTCCATCAAGCTTTTCATTAAGACTCTCATAAAACGAAAAATTGATATTTGCGATGTCTTATTCTGTTGCGAAAACACAGGTATTTATACTAATCATTTAATTACAATCTCTACAGATTTGAAACTTGATCTATGGGTAGTTCCCGCCATGGAAATTAAGCGGTCCAAAGGAATTTCCAGAGGTAAAAATGATAAGACCGATGCTAGAGATATTTCTTACTATAGTCTTAGAAATATTGATAAATTAGCATTATACACATTAGCGGAACTAGATATTTTAAAGTTGAAAATGCTTTACACTGAAAGAGAAAAGGTCTTAAAATCTTTATTGATAATGCAAACCTCTAAAGAGAATATTGATTTTGTAAATAAAGAAATTCTCACTCAGATTTCAAAGATCAATAGCAGCTTAGTTTGCGCTATCAAAAAATCTATTAAGATGATAGAGTGCAAAATAAAGCAGATTATTCAGTCTAATGAAGAATTACAGAAACAGGACAGACTCATTAAATCAGTACCTGGAATTGGTGATCAAACAAGCCTTTATTTTATAATTGCTACAAAAGGTTTTACAGCCTTCCCAAGTTGGAGGAAGTTTGCCTGCTATTCTGGCGTTGCACCTTTTGAGTATAGTTCCGGCTCAAGTATTAAGGGAAGAACCAAAGTAAATCATCTGGCTGACAAAAAAATGAAATCCCTGTTACAAATGTGCGCTATGACTTCGATGAAATATGATGCCCAGATAAAAGAATACTATTATAAGAAAAAGGCAGAAGGCAAAAATTCCATGCTAATTTTAAATAATATACGATGTAAACTTATAAGCAGGGTTTTTGCAGTGATTAATCGACAAACTCCGTATATAAACACTTACAAATTTGCGTCATAA
- a CDS encoding helix-turn-helix domain-containing protein: MKTNRKESKETDFSKFTGEELADAFVFPADQVLNAKEKKDEEDFWVARRNQFDNRTHRQKMYSRLLQLKFQLEDYIDSSQYLEAFNFGFFLNEYVSRQDKKDKDFAVEVDVKPAVLSQYINNHRKPTDEFIIRLELHSNGLIPAINWFKVIQKDKEHEIMTNQKLRDEESKHVKNRLGFAY; this comes from the coding sequence ATGAAGACAAATAGAAAGGAAAGTAAGGAAACAGATTTTTCAAAGTTTACAGGTGAAGAACTTGCGGATGCTTTTGTCTTTCCGGCAGATCAAGTTTTGAATGCAAAAGAGAAAAAAGATGAGGAGGACTTTTGGGTAGCTCGACGGAACCAATTTGACAATCGCACTCACAGGCAAAAAATGTATTCAAGATTGTTACAGCTAAAGTTTCAATTGGAAGACTATATAGATAGCAGTCAATATTTGGAAGCTTTTAATTTTGGATTTTTTTTAAATGAGTATGTTAGCAGACAAGACAAAAAAGATAAGGACTTTGCTGTTGAGGTAGATGTTAAGCCAGCTGTGCTTAGCCAATATATTAATAATCATCGAAAGCCGACAGATGAGTTCATCATCAGGCTTGAATTACATTCCAACGGACTGATTCCCGCGATAAATTGGTTTAAAGTCATCCAAAAGGATAAAGAACATGAAATTATGACCAATCAGAAATTAAGAGATGAAGAAAGTAAGCATGTTAAAAACAGACTTGGATTTGCTTATTAG
- a CDS encoding alpha/beta fold hydrolase gives MTNEINSVLKPTHFPNPTLISVNGVELEVFEAGKENAGKPIVLCHGFPEHAFSWRHQVQALVANGYHVIIPNQRGYGNSSRPTEVTEYDIVHLTDDLVALLDYFGYEDATFVGHDWGANVVWNLALLHPKRVNKIINLALPYQERGEQPWIELMEAIFGGDFYFVHFNRQPGVADAIMNENTSQFLRNLFRKNVPPAPPEPGMLMINLARAESPMGEPLMEDSELSVFVSAFEASGFTGSINWYRNLDRNWYLMADIPPIIHQPTLMIYGKQDTIPKSENLKNIVPDLDIVSLDCGHWIQQEKPEETTQTILKWLEQQND, from the coding sequence ATGACAAACGAAATTAACTCAGTATTGAAGCCAACCCATTTTCCCAACCCTACTCTTATTTCAGTGAATGGTGTAGAACTGGAAGTTTTTGAAGCAGGTAAAGAGAATGCTGGAAAACCTATTGTACTCTGCCACGGCTTTCCGGAACATGCTTTTTCCTGGCGTCATCAGGTGCAGGCATTGGTTGCAAATGGGTATCACGTGATCATTCCCAATCAGAGAGGGTATGGCAACTCATCCCGTCCGACCGAAGTCACTGAATATGATATTGTACACCTGACGGATGACCTGGTCGCACTACTGGATTACTTTGGATATGAAGATGCCACTTTTGTTGGTCACGATTGGGGAGCCAATGTTGTTTGGAACCTGGCACTACTGCATCCTAAGAGGGTAAATAAAATAATAAATCTGGCTTTGCCTTATCAGGAGCGCGGAGAACAACCATGGATTGAGTTGATGGAAGCTATATTTGGAGGAGACTTCTATTTTGTTCACTTCAATCGACAGCCAGGAGTAGCAGATGCCATCATGAATGAAAACACCTCTCAGTTCCTCCGTAACCTATTCCGCAAAAATGTACCTCCAGCACCACCGGAGCCCGGAATGCTGATGATCAATCTTGCAAGAGCAGAAAGTCCAATGGGAGAACCCTTAATGGAAGACAGCGAATTGTCTGTATTTGTTTCTGCTTTCGAAGCATCAGGGTTTACAGGAAGTATAAACTGGTACAGAAACCTTGATAGAAACTGGTACTTAATGGCAGACATACCCCCAATCATTCATCAGCCGACTCTTATGATATATGGTAAACAGGACACGATTCCCAAATCCGAAAACCTGAAAAATATTGTTCCTGATCTGGATATTGTGAGTCTGGATTGTGGCCATTGGATTCAACAGGAAAAGCCGGAAGAAACCACCCAAACAATTTTAAAATGGTTAGAACAACAGAACGATTAA
- a CDS encoding aspartyl protease family protein, with amino-acid sequence MRNLQKHLFLFASILFPFFFNATTIPFELIDGKIVVSVNIKNTPHNFIFDSGAFTIISSELKDQLNEKKSKTIFEAVDANNAKSKMEVFSTDKLQISDLNIKNLNFSFADISWMSGRACKKISGIFGANMMKQKLWRIDFKSKTINVFEKSQEQSNIIAAIPFLEENFTSVPKINAKIRNQNIEFIFDTGSGMGFTVNQKSYDKIKDKNFLTFEGLLSQSLNSIVKGQRQVDLMEVEFNNTKLGNQIIDSSSDSPNLIGTRFIENYLVDLDFINKKIILAKTEKTPEYQSFGVAFAPIDNSLIIVNKLEIPQLSDLKLTDKIVKINNTDVSKMNPEDFCKIKELLEQNTSITIENESHKKFTLEKKDILKYLN; translated from the coding sequence ATGAGAAATCTTCAAAAACATTTATTTTTATTTGCATCAATATTATTTCCTTTCTTTTTTAACGCAACTACAATACCTTTCGAACTGATTGATGGAAAAATTGTCGTTAGTGTAAATATTAAAAATACTCCTCATAATTTCATTTTTGATTCCGGAGCTTTTACTATTATTTCATCTGAATTAAAAGATCAATTAAATGAAAAGAAAAGCAAGACTATTTTTGAAGCAGTAGACGCCAACAATGCAAAGTCGAAGATGGAGGTTTTTTCAACGGATAAACTACAAATATCAGATTTAAATATAAAAAATTTAAATTTTTCATTTGCAGATATTAGCTGGATGAGTGGTCGCGCATGTAAGAAAATTAGTGGAATATTTGGAGCTAATATGATGAAACAAAAATTGTGGAGAATTGATTTTAAATCAAAAACTATTAATGTTTTTGAAAAATCTCAAGAGCAATCAAATATTATTGCAGCAATTCCTTTTTTAGAAGAAAATTTTACAAGTGTTCCAAAAATCAATGCTAAAATAAGAAATCAAAATATTGAGTTTATATTTGATACTGGCTCAGGAATGGGCTTTACAGTTAATCAGAAATCTTATGACAAAATAAAAGATAAAAATTTTTTAACTTTTGAAGGACTTTTGTCTCAATCTTTAAACAGTATTGTCAAAGGACAAAGACAAGTTGACCTGATGGAAGTTGAGTTCAATAACACAAAACTTGGTAATCAGATTATAGATAGCAGCTCAGATTCTCCTAATCTGATTGGTACAAGGTTTATAGAGAATTATTTAGTTGATCTTGATTTTATTAACAAAAAAATTATTCTTGCAAAAACCGAGAAAACCCCTGAATACCAAAGCTTCGGAGTAGCATTCGCTCCTATTGACAATAGTCTCATCATTGTAAACAAGCTTGAAATACCTCAATTATCTGATTTAAAATTGACGGATAAAATCGTGAAAATAAACAATACTGATGTTTCTAAAATGAATCCAGAAGATTTCTGTAAAATAAAGGAACTTCTCGAACAAAACACATCTATTACAATAGAAAATGAATCTCATAAAAAATTTACCTTAGAAAAGAAAGACATTTTAAAATATTTAAACTAG
- a CDS encoding GLPGLI family protein produces MNKLAIVFILLSVKLFSQTSFNVIYEADYKLQYKLLNIPNAKIEEAAFALLINEKESYFKNMNKYIGDSLRYEKKLDDNNSSNGKYFTFFRENIGTTDGKIYVTAPIANKNFKYEETNDINWKLVNEYKTIGKYKTQKATTKKYGRTWIAWFAKDIPFPFGPYKFNKLPGLILEVYDDNNDYHYTLYKFGKRKYLCKSANMNTEGAKFVEKTKIFDYQRKEIADQNQFNDYIEDKETLNMLRKKSAERAKQYNPIELTIH; encoded by the coding sequence ATGAATAAACTTGCAATAGTCTTCATCCTGTTATCTGTTAAACTATTTTCACAAACAAGCTTTAATGTTATTTATGAGGCTGATTATAAATTACAGTATAAATTACTAAATATTCCGAATGCAAAAATTGAAGAAGCAGCATTTGCATTGTTAATAAATGAAAAAGAATCCTACTTTAAAAATATGAACAAATATATAGGAGATTCTTTAAGATATGAAAAAAAGCTGGACGATAATAATAGCAGTAATGGTAAATACTTTACTTTCTTTCGTGAAAATATTGGCACGACGGATGGAAAAATATATGTTACTGCTCCCATTGCAAATAAAAATTTTAAATACGAAGAAACCAATGATATAAATTGGAAATTAGTAAATGAATACAAAACAATCGGAAAGTATAAAACTCAAAAAGCTACTACAAAGAAATATGGTAGAACTTGGATAGCTTGGTTTGCTAAGGATATTCCTTTTCCATTTGGTCCATATAAATTCAACAAGTTACCTGGACTCATTTTAGAAGTATATGATGATAATAATGATTATCATTATACATTATATAAGTTTGGAAAAAGAAAGTATCTATGCAAATCAGCAAATATGAATACAGAAGGTGCAAAATTTGTTGAAAAAACTAAAATTTTTGATTATCAACGGAAAGAAATTGCTGATCAAAACCAATTCAATGACTATATTGAGGATAAAGAAACCTTGAATATGTTGAGAAAAAAATCTGCAGAAAGAGCAAAACAATATAATCCTATAGAATTGACAATTCATTAA
- a CDS encoding GLPGLI family protein yields the protein MKSILYSFCLIPGFITLSAQNNKAVMEVNYETKMISDSLSRDKVNIYASTLLCNNMESVYFSREAKSFYNGTSKETISTNAGAIPKYPKSVGSVYKTNEKLLVSLPVGKYIFTYEEPKLQWEILKDTKDIKGFKTRLAKAITDTGDIYFAWFTNDIEIPDGPFRFKGLSGLVLEVYNKNKTIEIYATEIKKSDELIEPLNYGNDVKTKSKQQFLEARKNYTENPSMYNGNLKIVDSNGNDRTKIMSDRLKKMNTFLD from the coding sequence ATGAAAAGTATTTTATATTCATTTTGCTTAATACCTGGTTTTATTACGTTATCTGCTCAAAACAATAAAGCTGTGATGGAAGTTAATTATGAGACAAAAATGATATCTGATAGCCTAAGTAGAGATAAGGTAAATATTTATGCATCAACCTTATTATGCAATAATATGGAATCAGTTTATTTTAGTCGTGAGGCAAAATCATTTTATAACGGAACATCAAAAGAAACGATAAGTACAAATGCAGGTGCAATTCCTAAATACCCGAAATCAGTAGGAAGTGTTTATAAAACAAATGAAAAATTACTGGTATCTCTTCCGGTTGGAAAATATATATTTACCTATGAGGAACCCAAATTGCAATGGGAAATTTTAAAGGATACAAAGGATATAAAAGGGTTTAAAACCCGATTAGCAAAAGCAATAACAGACACAGGTGATATTTATTTTGCTTGGTTTACAAATGACATTGAAATTCCCGATGGACCATTTAGATTTAAAGGTCTTTCTGGATTGGTGCTTGAAGTCTATAATAAAAATAAGACAATAGAAATATACGCAACTGAAATTAAAAAATCTGATGAATTAATCGAACCATTAAATTATGGTAACGATGTAAAAACAAAATCTAAGCAACAGTTTTTAGAAGCGAGGAAAAATTATACCGAAAATCCGTCAATGTATAATGGAAATTTAAAAATCGTAGATTCTAACGGAAATGATAGGACAAAAATAATGTCTGATCGGTTAAAAAAAATGAATACATTTCTTGACTAA
- a CDS encoding OmpA family protein, giving the protein MKTDGKTAVDEITKVLKNDNSLKLAINGYTDNSGNDAHNIQLSKDRAAAVLNAITTSGIDKSRLSAEGFGSKSPIADNGSEEGKAQNRRVELVKK; this is encoded by the coding sequence TTGAAGACAGATGGTAAAACAGCCGTAGATGAAATAACAAAAGTTCTGAAAAACGACAACAGTCTAAAACTTGCTATTAACGGATATACGGATAACAGCGGAAATGATGCCCATAATATCCAACTGTCAAAAGACCGTGCTGCAGCTGTATTGAATGCGATAACCACTTCAGGGATAGATAAATCAAGACTTTCAGCAGAAGGCTTCGGCAGCAAAAGCCCGATTGCAGATAATGGTTCTGAAGAAGGGAAGGCACAAAACCGTAGAGTAGAGCTGGTGAAAAAGTAA
- a CDS encoding patatin-like phospholipase family protein: MKALVISGGGSKGAFAGGVAEHLIENHKNDYKLFVGTSTGSLLIPFLALGDIQRIKKLYTTIEQSDIFTVCPFKITNKNGKVKIGINHLGIIKQFIKKQKTLGDSTNLRNLIRHSFTEHDFEKIKELKKEIVVTVANLTTQQIEYKSSNDHSYEDFCDWIWASSNMVPLMSLCQKNGNEYADGGFGNLIPLQHALEKGASSIDTIVLRLEKTSYNNPPLQNVLDVFARTTDFMLNQIASDDLIISQLEAATTNVHINFFFINRILTTHSFIFDKEEMTKWWQEGLELFQTTECKSLVLKAKPVDLI, translated from the coding sequence ATGAAAGCATTGGTCATTTCAGGAGGAGGAAGCAAAGGTGCTTTTGCAGGAGGCGTAGCTGAACATCTTATAGAAAATCATAAAAACGACTATAAACTTTTTGTAGGGACTTCAACAGGAAGCCTTCTGATTCCTTTTCTCGCTCTTGGAGATATCCAAAGAATTAAAAAGCTTTATACCACCATCGAGCAGTCGGATATTTTTACGGTTTGCCCATTTAAAATAACGAATAAGAATGGTAAAGTAAAAATAGGGATCAACCATCTGGGGATTATAAAGCAGTTTATAAAAAAGCAAAAGACATTAGGAGATAGTACCAACCTCAGAAATCTTATCCGCCATAGCTTTACAGAGCATGATTTTGAAAAAATAAAAGAACTGAAAAAAGAAATTGTGGTTACAGTGGCCAACCTTACCACGCAGCAAATAGAATACAAATCTTCTAATGACCATAGCTATGAGGATTTCTGCGACTGGATCTGGGCTTCATCCAATATGGTTCCTTTGATGAGCTTATGCCAAAAAAACGGAAATGAATATGCAGATGGAGGCTTTGGCAATCTTATTCCTTTACAGCACGCCCTGGAAAAGGGAGCATCATCCATAGATACCATTGTATTGAGACTGGAAAAAACGTCATACAATAATCCACCTCTTCAGAATGTATTAGATGTTTTCGCCCGTACCACAGATTTTATGCTGAACCAGATTGCCAGTGATGATCTTATTATTTCACAGTTGGAAGCGGCAACCACCAATGTACACATCAATTTCTTTTTTATCAACAGGATACTCACCACCCATTCATTTATATTTGATAAAGAGGAGATGACGAAATGGTGGCAGGAAGGGCTCGAGCTTTTCCAGACCACCGAATGCAAAAGCCTAGTGTTAAAAGCGAAACCTGTAGATCTTATTTGA
- a CDS encoding helix-turn-helix domain-containing protein: MDKLSFLEVIAAMAVFISLLLAVFLLTVKTERKLENRLFAAFLIMNAIDISGIFMHLFVESYNLKAFKISAYLLVMPLFYLYVNAVCYSDFILKRKHLLHLIPFIVANLMLVPRLYLAEGAAKEAFFTTMWHSPEMFVYQLIGELQFFYYIVAVFMILKRYKKIYLENYTNPNTLLYQWLFQLTLIFLFIHVCIFLKNIMRYTAYNDLFIWLHILAGTSFLLAACWFILKALNYPELFRRIDSTLQPTEDFAETLETENKTDETKSFQIEQLKKFMVEKEPFLEPSLTIQELADQVNIPVRELSVLINHHLNQHFFDFVNEYRVKKAMTILKDPTKKEYTVLEILYEVGFNSKSSFHTSFKKYTNQTPTAFRNN, translated from the coding sequence ATGGACAAATTAAGTTTTCTGGAAGTTATTGCTGCGATGGCTGTTTTTATATCGCTGCTGCTTGCCGTATTTTTGTTAACGGTAAAAACGGAAAGAAAACTGGAAAACAGGTTATTTGCAGCGTTCCTTATCATGAATGCCATTGATATCAGCGGAATTTTCATGCATCTTTTTGTGGAGAGTTACAATCTGAAAGCTTTCAAAATATCTGCTTACTTATTGGTAATGCCTCTTTTCTATCTGTATGTGAATGCTGTTTGTTATTCTGATTTCATCTTAAAAAGAAAGCATTTACTGCATCTTATTCCTTTTATTGTTGCCAACTTAATGTTGGTTCCAAGGCTTTATCTGGCAGAAGGTGCTGCTAAAGAAGCTTTCTTTACAACAATGTGGCACTCTCCTGAAATGTTTGTGTATCAGCTCATCGGAGAACTGCAGTTTTTCTATTACATTGTTGCTGTATTCATGATCCTCAAAAGATATAAGAAGATTTATCTTGAAAACTACACCAATCCCAACACCTTGTTATACCAATGGCTGTTTCAGCTTACCCTCATTTTCCTGTTCATCCATGTCTGTATTTTTTTAAAAAATATAATGCGGTATACCGCATACAACGATCTGTTTATCTGGCTGCATATTCTGGCAGGAACTTCCTTTTTACTGGCTGCCTGCTGGTTTATCTTAAAGGCATTAAATTATCCTGAGCTTTTTCGCAGAATTGATTCTACGTTACAACCGACAGAAGATTTTGCAGAAACATTAGAAACTGAAAATAAAACCGATGAAACAAAAAGTTTTCAGATCGAACAGCTTAAGAAATTTATGGTTGAAAAGGAACCTTTCCTTGAACCTTCATTAACGATTCAGGAACTGGCAGATCAGGTGAATATTCCTGTTCGTGAGTTGTCGGTATTGATTAACCATCACCTCAATCAGCACTTTTTTGATTTTGTGAATGAATACCGCGTTAAAAAAGCAATGACGATTCTGAAAGATCCCACGAAAAAAGAATATACGGTGCTGGAAATCTTATATGAAGTGGGTTTCAATTCAAAATCCTCTTTTCATACTTCTTTTAAAAAATACACGAACCAAACGCCAACGGCATTCAGAAACAATTGA